The window acagataccctaattgacgcgaatcctaaagatagatctattgggcctaacaaaccccatccaaagtaccggatgctttagtacttcgaaatttatatcatatccgaagggtgtcccggaatgatggggatattcttatatatgcatcttgttaatgtcggctaccaggtgttcaccatatgaatgatttttatctctatgtatgggatgtgtattgaaatatgaaatcttgtggtctactgttacgatttgatatatataggttaaacctataactcaccaacatttttgttgacgtttaaagcatgtttattctcaggtgaatactaagagcttccgatgttgcatactaaaataaggacaagatttggagtccatgtttgtatgatattgtgtaaaaactacattcaagaaacatatgtcgatgtaatatatttgtattgtaaaccattatgtaatggtcgtgtgtaaacagtatattttagattatcattatttgataatctacataatgtttttaaaacctttattgataaaatagaggttatggttgttttaaaaatgaatgcagtctttgaaaaacgcctcatatagaggtcaaaacctcgcaacgaaatcaattaatatggaacgtttataatcaatatgaatgggacatttcagtgagctcatagttttaatgtttcgcataatctgtatataaaggtggatcacaagatttcggttgtttcatccagaaacgtttatcaaaatattctacaagattgagcaccctggtaactaagctttaacgttataataagtacccctgttttaacatacatgcaaccaacatgtacaatacacgcaatctaacgtgtactaacctcaaatagcatacatctgttttatagttcaggctagggtttctatacctggaacagacggggatgtcaagccctatgaattcatatacaactattcgcgcccaccagttcttataactgccagttactagttaccaaagctaagggattttcggttcaaactcagtgtagaattaagtatgtacttgtatccattgcatttaaagtaaagtgcatgtattctcagcccaaaaatatagattgcaaaagcaattaaaaagggagcaatgaaactcaccttagcagcacataaggtcattcactgaaatgtgaccgaaacttggaatgcaaaataaccgtagatctcaacctatagaacatatgttggtcaatacatgtcttaacaagctaggtcggctcatagtgtatcacaatcctaatgctagaaaccgacatgtgaaagttaacaaaagtcatttcaaaagtcaacctgacccaatatgatctttaaatctatacatgtttattatattaacatagtatgagtcttgatagttgaacgaatttatagtttatcaaactcaaaacattatttatttcaagagttatattgtatttgaatgatcatggcaattgaatatatattttaacatttcatatagtttcccaatacttgtaaaaccagattatagtgtttataaagctttaaaacatgataagacagtcaactttgacaattggtcAACAAAACAAAACAtaccttatatagaaattcttttACTCGATTAATAATATctaaaaaatccactttatcaatctcatagacaagttgtttaaatattaatttacagtttcaaacacaatttcaattaacgtcaaccataattcagttgtccatatcttttaatccgttcatcgaaatcacgcgatttctaaatgaaaagttattaatttttcgccagctttccaacgacatgcatgaaagtacgtagacgcaacggaaatgataaacaccagATTGACCTCACTAGTATGCCCCCGCACAATACCCATAGCCTCcattgctataacccataatttccatagctctatcccactcgaaaaaataattttgaaatcacttggacagcactccgtcgtaatattttatgcataataatattaatactaatactaatactactaataataattaaaaataaaaataacaatataataaataaattatctCGGAGTATATATGTAATAAGGAGAGATTGATAAAATGAATCAGAGGACAGAATTCGAGTTGGTTTTATAGGCTTTTTCTGGAACCGacacttatgcgatcgcatgagtgtcatGGGATATCTCCATACGCACGCACGAAGTGAGAAATCAGGACACCATGTTTTGTTTCACCTTACCGACACATTTACTtcaacatatgtatatatattatttaatatataatatatttaatctttagaattaattaaatattatattatattctcgtgcatagttgatttgtaatttttacaccgatgagtagtacgttgacgctcgacttacgtaccgttccggtttttcgaacgcattttcgtacgcttagaaaattggtactttacatttcgtgtaatgtacctttatcaataacaagactcaaatcaataaaAAAATTATGCCACTCAAAGTATaatttattcatttgagtgttttggtcatttgcttctataaatcgacgtctcgttatttaccaatatatattataataatactattttaaatccaaaacgttttacgactaagttaatattatattttatcactttgtaaaataatgatattattatttaaaaatataaacttatatattttagaaatagttacttactaatataatatttagtttttcaaaaactaattatatttcaatcgtttaaatattagatattattatatcaccttacgttttacgctctagtacataatttgatatgattcatttatgcgccaatgtttaatttaacttctcaaacgttctaattaacatatctataaatcaatcgaatcaataaacaagtgttacaatcgtttacttaacttatcgatattcattttctaagttatctatattccccaattttacttttacattaaataatatgaaggttaaatagttttcttatcaaaagtcacgaggcaattattgtaagacaTGTATTGGAATTCAACAGGAATTTTCACTAAtctgtctagctctcgctacttgacactttgtccttactcgaagatcactttaccatttattccgaataccgttaaaaaggaaaggtttcctaaatcaaagtggacctctcaaaagagacccgtaatcatatcacaatgtatctgataattcaatcatttgatattaacttctaatttcattgataaatatcttgaaataattacgttcatgtaaattattattcatctaatactttgttaacgttctcaagtcatataataaacttcgtaacttattttcatattaatcaaacgtttaatgtttcattaatatttctcaatttaataatcacacatatgtatatattcatacatatctatttacacataattgttcgtgaatcgtcgagggcagtcgaagggtaaatgaatatatgaacacagttcaaaatttttgagatttcaacattacactctttgcttatcatgtcggaaacatataaagatcaagtttaaatttgttcggaaattttcgggttgtcacatagagctaattcggcaaatggctctaaaggcgctaatgatgtctccgttgttacggagagtgacgaattcctctgaagtcacgtcatccttatggtgtgtccgcgccaccatggaaagggatgttcgttagcggttccacaattgcacatgggcactGGTTTGACATtggtgcaggttgtgtggtggaaactgatgttgaagCTGATGGAACTTCCGGGAAAGCCAAACGGGGAAGTTGCACCGTAAATGTTCAGATGGTTATTCAACATGTACCGAGATGAAATTCTTAGAATGAGATCTTCTAAGTGGTTATACTCCtacggtggagtatgataattctgtttagagttatgattgtctgttatgacaatgattgtcggtttagacaatgttcgatgaggatgcaagttttgtcttttgggagataatgtcaacgacataaagatgaggatcttgaagttgtcgtcgaggaagcatatGCGTCGGTTATACTTAAGTATGATTATCTTTTTCTatcaaaaaggtggagatttgttggtattGTTTTTtatagaaaaattgatatggttactttgtgaaggatgttatcccacatcggtgggaggaagaagttggaGGTGGATGACCTAGTTATAAAAGGAGGTCATGGGCATCATTccaacttgcaccaatcaatacattttaagtatttgattagctctttctttcttacccttgtttgagagttgttttagttaaatactttggagagtgtagttggcttaagagagttgtctatgtcattgtaacaatttgtgatatagtgtatttctctctttggaggcccATGATTTTtctctcctgttttggagttttcacgttaaattcttatgttgtggattgttcttatttctttactgtttttcattaagcgtttgttgggaattagtgaggccatAATTTCCCAACAATATTatcttaatatttgtatttttttttattaagggTGTTGATATTTCTACTTTAATATTTTTCTTTTGACATGGTTAATGTCAAAAAATTTTTgagaaactttttttttttttgagaaaaaaaGGGCTTAAAAAGAAAATAGAGGTTATGAATGGAAATGCTTTTACGTGCACGGAAGCGGATCATTGCCTTCCAGCTAAATCCGGCCCGTCGATTCTCTCAGTTCCTCAACGTTTCCAAATCTGAATGTAGTGGGACCCACGTAAGGGTCAACTTTTGCCGCAATTACGGTTGCTTTAATTCTTTTTTCATAATTTCCTacttataaaaatgatattttgatCTCCATTACACTCACACCTTCACTGTTTATCTTAATTTGCCGGTTTCGCAACCCTAATTCTCCGCCATTACCTTCTTCAGTAATCATCTTACAGCTACTCCTCGAATCCACTACATAGATAAGGTTTCAATTTCTTACATAATTACTGAGATTTACGATTATACAccatatatgatttatatacatacgTATCGATTGCATGTATCGTATGTGTGTGATTGAATTTAGATTTCaccttatatttatatgtattgctGACACTTGATGTTCACTAGCTTGTGCCAATTGATGGACCAATTGACAATTGAAAATGGATTCGAAAAGGTCCAAATACTTCCTGCAATCAATGATCATTATGGAGGTGTAATTGTAGAGTTGAAAGAGCAGCATATGGACTCTAGTGTCTTTCTTACTCGGCTTAAAGCTTCGATGTCATTTTGGACATTGCAGGTCCCTATTATTTTATCtgtttatataattttaatttatatttatatggtTGTAAATTTATCCAATTTATAATGTAGTTATATTTGATGTGTAATAAACTGTCAATTATTTTTGTTCTATGTATTTCACATTGTATAGTCTTTAAACCAGCTACATTTTACAGGTTACTTGCCACATCAGAAAAATATGTTAaaaagtttaaataaaatataggTCACTTGATGAAGAGGTCACTTGATTTATACAATAGCAAGAATTCGAAGTTTATGACACGCATAACACTGTTAGTAGGCAATAAATTGGATACATTTCAATGTACTAAGCATTTCTGTTTATTCTTGCTGTACATATTTTGTTTGTTTTATGCTGATCAAGAATTCTGCAAAATAAttactactattatttattataattttttGGATATTAATCATATTATGAACAGTTGAACTTATTTTGATATGATACATGAAACTTTTGATGGATGGTAACACTGTAGGCTTCTATTTTCATTTCTAACTTTAGGGTGGTTTTGACAGGGTAAAAAAGGTGTTTGGATTAAACTGCCAATCCACCACGTTAATCTTGTCGAAACTGCTGTGAAGGTATCTACGTGACTACGTAATACGAATAGTATAAAGTTTAAGGTAGACAGTGACAACGTATATTGCTAGAGATGTATTAGTTTCATGCAGTTAGTATTTTGTTCCTGAGATGTTTTCTGTAATTCGCAGGAAGGATTCTGTTATCACCATGCTGAACCTGATTACCTCATGCTCATTAAATGGATTCCTAAAACAACAAATACTATCCCTGCAAATGCTTCACATAGAGTAGGTGTCGGTGCTATTGTCTTAAATGATAAACGTGAggtatatagtatatcaatattgcCTTCATGTTTCCTACCAAATCGTCTTGTTTTTGGAGGTGCATCTGGAATTTTATGTATACATTGGTTTACTTTATGGCCTAGTTCATTATCTCTGTTGTTCTTATATTCTTTTGTTTTAgtttcctactttgttacattatATTGAATATTGATCACATTTTGCCCTTTTTTTTATAGATGCTCGTTGTCCAGGAGAAGAATGGAGTGTTGCGGGGAAGTGGTATATGGAAGATCCCTACTGGAATTGTAGAAGAGGTTTATATTTAAAATTAGGGGTTTATTATTTTTTCCAACAAACTAAGTACATAGTGTTATTCGATTAACTGATAAAAATTCATGATACAGGGGGAGGAAATTTCTGCCGGGGTGATTAGAGAAGTCAAAGAAGAGACGGGAGTAAGTGTCTGGTCTCTGGTCTGTTTTTTAATATCATGCAGAGGTGGCAAAATGGATGGGTTGTGTATCGGGCTATTTTCAAGTGAAGGTCGG of the Rutidosis leptorrhynchoides isolate AG116_Rl617_1_P2 chromosome 5, CSIRO_AGI_Rlap_v1, whole genome shotgun sequence genome contains:
- the LOC139848363 gene encoding nudix hydrolase 10-like, coding for MDQLTIENGFEKVQILPAINDHYGGVIVELKEQHMDSSVFLTRLKASMSFWTLQGKKGVWIKLPIHHVNLVETAVKEGFCYHHAEPDYLMLIKWIPKTTNTIPANASHRVGVGAIVLNDKREMLVVQEKNGVLRGSGIWKIPTGIVEEGEEISAGVIREVKEETGIDTEFVEVLAFRQWHKAFFGKSDLFFVCMMRPLSFEIQIQEQEIEAAKWMPLEEFAAQPSAHKQSLMRYIYELCIAKVDKDYSGFSPHPVTSFFSDKASHIYLNKRDLS